Proteins encoded in a region of the Nocardia asteroides genome:
- a CDS encoding ferredoxin: MKISVDPDQCEANGICVGIAPDVFELDDEDVLHIANADVPDDRLADVEDAVAQCPKAALRLQ; this comes from the coding sequence ATGAAGATCAGTGTCGATCCGGACCAGTGCGAAGCTAACGGAATCTGTGTCGGAATCGCCCCCGACGTGTTCGAACTCGATGACGAGGACGTGCTGCACATCGCGAACGCCGACGTGCCCGACGATCGGCTCGCCGATGTCGAGGATGCCGTCGCGCAGTGCCCCAAGGCCGCGCTGCGGCTACAGTGA
- a CDS encoding acyl-CoA dehydrogenase family protein: MRIAYTPRQEQLRAELRDYFARLITPERRAALSAQTGEYGQGNVYREVVQQMGHDGWLALGWPKEYGGQDRPTMDQLIFTDEAAIAGAPVPFLTINSVAPTIMHYGSEEQKKFFLPKIAAGELHFSIGYSEPGAGTDLASLRTTAVRDGDDYVINGQKMWTSLIAYADYVWLAVRTDPTAKKHKGISMLIVPTTAEGFSWTPVHTMAGPDTSATYYQDVRVPASALVGQENGGWALITNQLNHERVALTSAAPLALALRQTVEWASDTKAADGSRVIDREWVQLNLAKVHAKVEYLKLLNWEIASRADAGGDAAPRPWDASACKVYGTELATEAYRLLMEVLGPHAYLRQDSPGAQLRGRLERMHRAALILTFGGGTNEVQRDIIAMTALKQPAAAR; the protein is encoded by the coding sequence ATGCGCATTGCGTACACGCCCCGACAGGAGCAGCTGCGCGCTGAGCTGCGCGACTACTTCGCGCGGCTCATCACCCCTGAACGAAGGGCGGCCCTGAGCGCGCAGACCGGCGAGTACGGGCAGGGCAACGTCTACCGGGAGGTGGTCCAGCAGATGGGCCACGACGGCTGGCTGGCGCTGGGCTGGCCCAAGGAGTACGGCGGCCAGGACCGGCCCACCATGGACCAGCTGATCTTCACCGACGAGGCCGCGATCGCGGGCGCGCCGGTGCCGTTCCTGACCATCAACTCGGTCGCGCCCACGATCATGCACTACGGCAGCGAGGAGCAGAAGAAATTCTTCCTGCCCAAGATCGCGGCCGGTGAATTGCACTTCTCCATCGGGTACTCCGAACCGGGCGCGGGCACCGACCTGGCCAGCCTGCGCACCACCGCGGTCCGCGACGGCGACGACTACGTGATCAACGGCCAGAAGATGTGGACCAGCCTGATCGCCTACGCCGATTACGTCTGGCTGGCCGTGCGCACCGACCCGACGGCCAAGAAGCACAAGGGCATCAGCATGCTCATCGTGCCGACCACCGCCGAAGGCTTCTCGTGGACGCCCGTGCACACCATGGCGGGACCGGACACCAGCGCCACCTACTACCAGGACGTCCGGGTGCCCGCGAGCGCCCTGGTCGGTCAGGAGAACGGCGGCTGGGCACTCATCACCAACCAGCTCAACCACGAGCGGGTCGCGCTCACCTCGGCCGCGCCGCTGGCGCTGGCGCTGCGTCAGACCGTCGAGTGGGCGAGCGACACCAAGGCAGCCGACGGATCCCGCGTGATCGACCGGGAGTGGGTGCAGCTCAACTTGGCCAAGGTGCACGCCAAGGTCGAATACCTCAAGCTGCTGAACTGGGAGATCGCCAGCCGGGCCGACGCGGGCGGCGATGCGGCTCCGCGGCCGTGGGACGCCTCGGCCTGCAAGGTGTACGGCACCGAGTTGGCCACCGAGGCCTACCGGTTGCTCATGGAGGTGCTGGGTCCGCATGCGTACCTGCGCCAGGACTCCCCCGGCGCGCAACTGCGCGGGCGATTGGAACGGATGCACCGCGCCGCGCTCATCCTGACCTTCGGCGGCGGCACCAACGAGGTGCAGCGCGACATCATCGCCATGACCGCCCTCAAGCAGCCTGCCGCGGCGCGCTGA
- a CDS encoding acyl-CoA/acyl-ACP dehydrogenase — MDFTPTEAQLDLARLTGEVCGKLVTADRLRELDGNRGGGAEADAERFDQPLWHSLAETGVLAAALPESVGGSDLGSLEQTAILRELGKHLAAVPYLWSIVLGAGALARFGDTAQQDLATRAGAGGVVLTVALAEERNWEPAAPTTTAVETDDGWRLTGAKTTVPFANRAERILVPATVSGTAAVFLVDPSAATVTAQQVVDRSPEFVVELTDTPAELVGTVSGGPEILDWILVRAWLGLSALQLGTLERALELVADYAREREQFGKAVGSFQAVAQRLADAYIDVQGLRLAVTQAAWLLSEDLPAAEAVHTAKFWAADAGHRVAHTVVHVHGGVGIDRDHIVHNYFTAAKHNEFALGAGTDHLRALGALLAGSPA, encoded by the coding sequence ATGGATTTCACTCCCACCGAAGCCCAACTGGATCTCGCCCGGCTGACCGGCGAGGTGTGCGGCAAACTGGTCACCGCCGACCGGCTGCGCGAACTCGACGGCAACCGTGGCGGCGGAGCGGAAGCGGACGCCGAGCGATTCGACCAGCCGCTGTGGCATTCGCTGGCCGAGACCGGTGTGCTCGCGGCGGCCCTGCCCGAATCGGTCGGCGGCAGCGATCTCGGCTCGCTCGAGCAGACCGCCATCCTGCGTGAGCTGGGCAAGCACCTCGCGGCCGTGCCGTATCTGTGGTCGATCGTGCTCGGCGCGGGCGCGCTGGCGCGATTCGGCGATACGGCGCAACAGGATCTGGCCACCCGGGCGGGCGCGGGCGGCGTCGTCCTCACGGTGGCGCTGGCCGAGGAGCGCAACTGGGAACCGGCCGCCCCGACCACGACCGCGGTAGAGACCGATGACGGCTGGCGGCTGACCGGCGCCAAGACCACGGTGCCCTTCGCCAACCGGGCCGAGCGAATCCTGGTGCCCGCCACGGTGTCCGGGACCGCCGCGGTATTCCTGGTCGATCCGTCGGCGGCGACGGTGACGGCGCAGCAGGTCGTCGACCGCAGCCCGGAGTTCGTGGTCGAACTCACCGACACGCCCGCCGAACTGGTCGGCACTGTATCCGGAGGCCCGGAGATCCTGGATTGGATCCTCGTGCGCGCCTGGCTCGGCCTGAGCGCCCTGCAGCTGGGCACCTTGGAACGCGCGCTCGAACTGGTCGCCGATTACGCCAGGGAGCGTGAGCAATTCGGCAAGGCGGTCGGCAGCTTCCAGGCCGTCGCGCAACGGCTCGCCGACGCCTATATCGACGTCCAAGGCCTGCGCCTGGCGGTGACCCAGGCGGCGTGGCTGCTGTCGGAGGACCTGCCCGCCGCCGAGGCGGTGCACACCGCGAAGTTCTGGGCCGCCGACGCCGGCCACCGCGTCGCGCACACCGTCGTCCACGTGCACGGCGGCGTCGGCATCGACCGCGACCACATCGTGCACAACTACTTCACCGCCGCCAAACACAACGAGTTCGCCCTCGGCGCGGGCACCGACCACCTGCGCGCGTTGGGCGCGCTGCTGGCCGGTAGCCCGGCCTGA
- a CDS encoding MCE family protein, giving the protein MAESKQTDSRLLRALRGGLGLKLAGAAMVLALVAVVTVAMIMFVGGFTSTATVTVDAPRSGLVLDPDAKVKVRGVEIGRVASVDHTAEGARLKLALDPELLKLVPSNADVDIRSTTVFGAKYVNFVVPPQPSTKSLQPGAVVTAQRVTVEFNTLFQHLSDVLAQIEPEKLNATLSALGTALQGRGEKLGELLERSDAYLRDINPYLPTLQQDLAKTGEVTDLYADTVNDLLRTVDNFRVTGNTLTQEQDSLDNVLVNLIGLADTTGSVLRENENQLGTALDLLRPTTGLLEEYAPALYCLIGGLGKALPLGEAVFGGLQEGVALNTGFMYGAKPYTYPEDLPKVNATGGPQCAGLLDREPGSHADYVVTDTSEGLVYTPSTTLTVNPPKIFQLLFAGLPGVPRP; this is encoded by the coding sequence ATGGCGGAATCGAAGCAAACAGACAGCCGCCTTCTGCGGGCGCTGCGCGGCGGGCTCGGCCTGAAACTGGCCGGGGCCGCGATGGTGCTCGCGCTGGTCGCCGTCGTAACGGTCGCGATGATCATGTTCGTCGGCGGATTCACGTCCACGGCCACCGTGACGGTGGACGCGCCGCGCAGCGGCCTGGTGCTGGACCCGGACGCCAAGGTGAAGGTCCGCGGGGTCGAGATCGGGCGCGTCGCGTCCGTCGACCACACCGCCGAAGGCGCCAGGTTGAAGCTGGCCCTCGATCCGGAACTGCTGAAACTGGTGCCGTCCAACGCGGACGTCGACATCAGGTCCACCACGGTGTTCGGCGCGAAGTACGTCAACTTCGTCGTGCCGCCGCAGCCGTCGACGAAATCGCTGCAACCGGGCGCGGTCGTCACGGCGCAGCGGGTGACCGTCGAGTTCAACACGCTGTTTCAGCACCTGTCCGACGTGCTCGCCCAGATCGAGCCGGAGAAGCTGAACGCCACGCTGTCCGCACTGGGCACCGCCCTGCAGGGACGCGGCGAGAAGCTGGGCGAACTGCTCGAGCGCAGCGATGCCTACCTGCGCGACATCAACCCGTATCTGCCCACGCTGCAACAGGATCTGGCGAAGACCGGCGAGGTCACCGACCTGTACGCCGACACGGTGAACGACCTGCTGCGCACGGTGGACAACTTCCGGGTCACCGGCAACACCCTGACCCAGGAGCAGGACAGCCTGGACAACGTCCTGGTGAATCTCATCGGGCTGGCCGACACCACCGGTTCGGTGCTGCGCGAGAACGAGAACCAACTCGGCACGGCGCTGGACCTGCTGCGCCCGACCACCGGACTGCTGGAGGAGTACGCGCCCGCGCTGTACTGCCTGATCGGCGGCCTCGGCAAGGCGCTTCCGCTGGGTGAGGCGGTCTTCGGCGGTCTGCAGGAGGGCGTCGCGCTCAACACCGGCTTCATGTACGGCGCGAAGCCCTACACCTATCCGGAGGATCTGCCCAAGGTCAACGCGACCGGCGGTCCGCAGTGCGCCGGCCTGCTGGACCGCGAGCCGGGCAGCCACGCCGACTACGTCGTCACCGATACCTCGGAGGGACTCGTGTACACACCGTCGACGACGCTGACGGTCAACCCACCGAAGATCTTCCAGCTCCTGTTCGCCGGACTACCGGGGGTGCCGCGCCCGTGA
- a CDS encoding FAD-dependent monooxygenase → MNATPDPLPAETSVVIVGAGPAGLTAAITLADAGVDFVLLDRLSEGANTSRAAVVHARTLEVLEQLGIAEELVATGDVVARFTVHDGGRTLATIDFDGLPTRYPYTLMTPQDTTEAVLLKRLRKAGGDVRRPYRVSRVVQEGEGVTVDYTDAAGAPGSIRADYVIGTDGMHSIVREQAGIGFTGATYPESFVLADVRMDWPIAREEVALHLSPEGVTVVAPLPDEDEPNRYRVVATLETAPEHSTVADIQSILDARGGGVRVREVLWSSRFRVHHRVADRYRSGRILLAGDAAHVHSPAGGQGMNTGIQDAAALGPLLARVLAGEPDTLLDDYETTRRPVALGVVSFTDRMTRMATLRPLPARTLRNLALTTLTRIPAFRQRLAYQLAELANR, encoded by the coding sequence ATGAATGCCACCCCGGACCCGCTGCCCGCCGAAACCTCCGTCGTGATCGTGGGCGCGGGCCCCGCCGGGTTGACCGCCGCCATCACGCTGGCCGACGCGGGCGTGGATTTCGTTCTGCTGGACCGGCTGAGCGAAGGCGCGAACACCTCACGCGCCGCGGTCGTGCACGCCAGGACGCTCGAGGTGCTCGAGCAGCTCGGCATCGCCGAGGAATTGGTCGCGACGGGTGACGTCGTGGCGCGCTTCACGGTTCACGACGGCGGCCGCACTCTGGCCACCATCGACTTCGACGGCCTGCCGACGCGGTATCCATACACCTTGATGACCCCGCAGGACACCACTGAAGCAGTACTGCTGAAGCGGCTGCGGAAGGCGGGCGGGGACGTGCGGCGGCCGTACCGGGTCAGCCGGGTCGTCCAGGAAGGCGAGGGCGTCACGGTCGATTACACCGACGCAGCGGGCGCGCCAGGCAGCATCCGCGCCGACTACGTCATCGGTACCGACGGCATGCACAGCATCGTCCGCGAGCAGGCGGGCATCGGGTTCACCGGCGCGACGTACCCGGAATCCTTCGTACTCGCCGACGTGCGGATGGACTGGCCGATCGCGCGCGAGGAGGTGGCCCTGCACCTTTCACCGGAGGGCGTCACCGTGGTCGCGCCGCTGCCCGACGAGGACGAGCCGAACCGCTACCGCGTGGTCGCCACACTGGAAACGGCTCCCGAGCACTCGACCGTGGCGGACATCCAGTCCATCCTGGACGCCCGCGGCGGCGGTGTGCGGGTTCGCGAGGTGCTGTGGAGCTCGCGCTTCCGCGTGCACCACCGGGTCGCCGATCGCTACCGCAGCGGACGCATCCTGCTCGCCGGGGACGCGGCCCATGTGCACAGCCCGGCAGGCGGCCAGGGCATGAACACCGGCATCCAGGACGCCGCCGCACTCGGCCCCCTGCTGGCCCGTGTGCTCGCGGGCGAACCCGACACCCTGCTGGACGACTACGAAACCACCCGCCGCCCCGTCGCACTCGGCGTCGTCTCCTTCACCGACCGCATGACCAGAATGGCGACTCTGCGCCCACTCCCAGCCCGCACCTTGCGCAACCTCGCCCTCACCACCCTGACCCGCATCCCCGCCTTCCGCCAGCGCCTCGCCTACCAACTGGCCGAACTCGCCAACCGCTGA
- a CDS encoding ABC transporter permease, which yields MAFVIESRFPRTIRRMRRMSDSLDSVGKHAVFYAQAIGSIPRALLHYRTETIRLIAEISMGSGALAVIGGTVVIVGFLTLFAGGTIAVQGYSSLGNIGVEALTGFFAAFINVRIAAPVISGIGLAATIGAGATAQLGAMRVAEEIDALESMAIRPVPYLVGTRVLAGMIAIVPLYALAVIASFLASRFATVVIYGQSAGVYDHYFSTFLIPSDILWSFAQAIFMALAVMMIHTYYGYNAAGGPVGVGVAVGNAVRASLVAVVTVTLLISLAIYGTSGNFHLSG from the coding sequence ATGGCCTTCGTAATCGAATCCCGCTTTCCCCGCACCATCCGGCGGATGCGCCGGATGTCGGACTCGCTCGATTCGGTGGGCAAGCACGCCGTGTTCTATGCCCAGGCGATCGGTTCCATTCCGCGGGCGCTGCTGCACTATCGCACCGAGACCATCCGGTTGATCGCCGAAATCAGCATGGGTAGCGGCGCGCTGGCGGTGATCGGCGGCACGGTGGTGATCGTCGGGTTCCTCACCCTCTTCGCGGGCGGCACCATCGCCGTGCAGGGCTACAGTTCACTGGGCAATATCGGCGTCGAGGCGCTGACCGGCTTCTTCGCCGCGTTCATCAACGTCCGCATCGCGGCGCCGGTGATCTCCGGCATCGGCCTGGCCGCCACCATCGGGGCAGGCGCCACCGCGCAGTTGGGCGCGATGCGGGTCGCCGAGGAGATCGACGCGCTGGAGTCGATGGCGATCCGGCCGGTGCCCTACCTGGTCGGCACCCGCGTGCTGGCCGGGATGATCGCGATCGTCCCGCTCTACGCGCTCGCGGTGATCGCCTCGTTCCTGGCCAGCCGGTTCGCCACCGTGGTGATCTACGGGCAGTCGGCGGGCGTCTACGACCACTACTTCTCCACGTTCCTCATCCCCAGCGACATCCTCTGGTCGTTCGCCCAGGCGATCTTCATGGCCTTGGCGGTCATGATGATCCACACCTACTACGGCTACAACGCCGCGGGCGGGCCGGTCGGCGTGGGTGTCGCGGTGGGCAACGCGGTGCGGGCCTCGCTGGTCGCGGTGGTCACGGTGACGCTGCTGATCTCGCTGGCCATCTACGGCACCTCCGGCAACTTCCATCTCTCCGGATAA
- a CDS encoding MCE family protein, producing the protein MRNTATTVKLAIFTLVMTLIFAGLAVVFSQMRFARENGYHAVFTSSSGMLPGAKVRIAGVPVGSVTSVRVGKDYLAHVEFDVDREYRLLTSTRAAIKYENLVGDRYLELAEGPGSNRVLQPGGTITKEQTAPALDLDMLLGGFRPLLRGLDPGQVNDLTNALLQIFQGQGGTLVSLLNSGGSFAKTLAGRDALIGSVIDNLNTVLQTIDQRGDQFATTIAELQRLISGLAADKDQIGDAIPRIAGATGDLTDLLAQARPDLQGTIEQTGRLATNLDAGSDTVEWVLQRLPETYRQLIRIGSYGSFLQLYVCSTNFLVDGPNGQTMKINMPGAQTTGRCADNR; encoded by the coding sequence GTGAGGAACACCGCGACGACCGTCAAGCTGGCCATTTTCACGCTGGTGATGACGCTGATCTTCGCCGGCTTGGCGGTCGTCTTCAGCCAGATGCGCTTCGCGCGGGAGAACGGCTACCACGCCGTGTTCACCAGCTCATCGGGCATGCTGCCCGGCGCGAAGGTGCGCATCGCGGGCGTGCCGGTCGGCTCGGTCACTTCCGTGCGGGTCGGCAAGGACTATCTGGCGCACGTCGAGTTCGACGTCGACCGCGAGTACCGGCTGCTCACCAGCACCCGCGCGGCGATCAAATACGAGAACCTGGTCGGCGACCGATATCTCGAGCTGGCGGAGGGGCCGGGCTCGAACCGCGTGCTACAGCCCGGCGGGACCATCACCAAGGAACAGACCGCGCCGGCACTCGATCTCGACATGCTGCTCGGCGGGTTCCGTCCGCTGCTGCGCGGCCTGGATCCCGGCCAGGTCAACGACCTGACCAACGCCTTGCTCCAGATCTTCCAGGGCCAAGGCGGCACGCTGGTGTCCTTGCTCAACAGCGGCGGCTCGTTCGCCAAGACGCTGGCCGGCCGGGACGCGCTGATCGGCAGCGTGATCGACAACCTGAACACCGTCCTGCAGACCATCGATCAGCGCGGTGACCAGTTCGCCACCACGATCGCCGAGTTGCAGCGCCTGATCAGCGGCTTGGCGGCCGACAAGGACCAGATCGGCGACGCCATCCCGCGGATCGCCGGGGCCACCGGCGATCTCACCGACTTGCTCGCCCAGGCCCGTCCCGACCTGCAGGGCACCATCGAGCAGACCGGACGCCTCGCGACCAACCTCGACGCCGGGTCCGACACCGTCGAGTGGGTGCTGCAGCGGCTGCCCGAGACCTATCGGCAGCTGATTCGCATCGGCTCCTACGGTTCGTTCCTCCAGCTCTACGTCTGCTCGACGAACTTCCTGGTGGACGGCCCGAACGGACAGACGATGAAGATCAACATGCCCGGGGCGCAGACGACCGGAAGGTGTGCGGACAACCGATGA
- a CDS encoding MCE family protein, whose product MNEQRSPAITIGIVGIVLAVAVALSALQFDRLPFIRSGATFTAYFADAGGLLPGDAVQVAGVRSGRVEDVSLDGAKVLVRFTLAESIVLGEKTSAAIKTNTVLGRKSLEVTPSGPGALRADDTIPLDRTTSPYSLNEALSDLAGTVHGLDMERVDQTLDALSATFADTPAPLRSALDGVTALSRSINARDQALSDLLRRAQNVTKILADRGNQINALLLDGNELLGELDRRRTALGQLIVYVNGLAQQLSGLVADNEAQLEPALDKLNSVLALLQRNKQNLADALVGLGPFAAALGEQVGSGPYFQAYVINAASKTLQPLVDALVWPQHLPHDLQSYLTPPPSIEPAIQEPPR is encoded by the coding sequence ATGAACGAGCAGCGATCACCCGCCATCACCATCGGCATCGTCGGCATCGTGCTTGCGGTGGCGGTGGCGCTGTCGGCACTGCAATTCGACCGGCTGCCGTTCATCCGTTCCGGCGCCACGTTCACCGCCTACTTCGCCGACGCGGGCGGACTGCTGCCCGGCGACGCGGTCCAGGTCGCGGGCGTGCGGTCCGGGCGGGTCGAGGACGTCAGCCTGGACGGCGCGAAAGTGCTCGTCCGGTTCACCCTCGCGGAATCGATCGTGCTGGGGGAGAAGACCTCCGCGGCGATCAAGACCAACACGGTGCTCGGACGCAAGTCGCTGGAGGTGACGCCGTCCGGCCCCGGCGCGCTGCGCGCCGACGACACCATCCCGCTCGACCGCACCACCTCGCCGTATTCGCTCAACGAGGCGTTGAGCGACTTGGCCGGCACGGTGCACGGCCTGGACATGGAGCGGGTCGACCAGACGCTCGACGCGCTCTCGGCGACGTTCGCCGACACGCCGGCGCCGCTGCGCTCGGCGCTCGACGGTGTCACCGCGCTGTCGCGCAGCATCAACGCGCGCGACCAGGCGCTGTCGGATCTGTTGCGCCGGGCGCAGAACGTGACCAAGATCCTCGCCGACCGCGGCAACCAGATCAACGCGCTGCTGCTGGACGGCAACGAGCTGCTCGGCGAGCTGGACCGGCGGCGTACCGCGCTGGGACAGCTGATCGTGTACGTCAACGGGCTCGCCCAGCAGCTGTCCGGCTTGGTCGCCGACAACGAGGCGCAGCTCGAGCCCGCTCTGGACAAGCTGAACTCGGTGCTGGCGCTGTTGCAGCGCAACAAGCAGAACCTCGCCGACGCACTGGTCGGGCTCGGCCCGTTCGCGGCGGCGCTCGGCGAGCAGGTCGGCAGCGGCCCGTACTTCCAGGCGTACGTGATCAACGCCGCGAGCAAGACGCTGCAACCTCTGGTGGACGCGCTGGTGTGGCCGCAGCACCTGCCGCACGATCTGCAGAGCTACCTCACGCCGCCCCCGTCGATCGAACCCGCGATACAGGAGCCGCCGCGATGA
- a CDS encoding ABC transporter permease, whose protein sequence is MNEVLAVPLRAVGGFFELTADVARSSVRRPFQWREFIDQSWFIARVSIVPTLLVAIPFTVLVSFTLNILLREIGAADLSGAGAAFGSVTQVGPIVTVLIVAGAGATAICADLGARTIREEIDAMRVLGINPVHRLVVPRVLASMFVALMLNSLVCTIGIVGGFLFSVYLQDVNPGAFVNGITLLTHLPELIISEVKAGLFGLIAGLVACYLGLNVRGGPKSVGDAVNQTVVFAFMALFVVNVVVTAVGIKFTVR, encoded by the coding sequence ATGAACGAGGTCCTTGCCGTGCCGTTGCGGGCTGTCGGTGGCTTCTTCGAACTCACCGCCGATGTCGCACGTTCGAGCGTGCGCAGACCCTTTCAATGGCGGGAGTTCATCGACCAGTCCTGGTTCATCGCGCGGGTATCGATCGTGCCCACATTGCTGGTGGCCATTCCGTTCACCGTTCTGGTGAGCTTCACGCTGAACATTCTGTTGCGGGAGATCGGCGCGGCCGATCTCAGTGGGGCAGGCGCCGCGTTCGGGTCGGTCACCCAGGTCGGGCCGATCGTCACCGTGCTGATCGTCGCGGGGGCGGGCGCCACCGCGATCTGCGCCGATCTCGGCGCTCGCACGATCCGCGAGGAAATCGACGCGATGCGGGTGCTCGGCATCAATCCGGTCCACCGCTTGGTGGTGCCCCGCGTGCTCGCCTCGATGTTCGTCGCGTTGATGCTCAACAGCCTGGTGTGCACGATCGGCATCGTCGGCGGATTCCTGTTCTCGGTGTATTTGCAGGACGTGAACCCCGGTGCGTTCGTCAATGGCATCACGCTGCTCACCCATCTGCCCGAGCTGATCATTTCGGAGGTGAAAGCCGGGTTGTTCGGGCTGATCGCCGGACTGGTCGCCTGCTATCTGGGCCTGAATGTCAGAGGTGGACCCAAGAGTGTCGGTGATGCGGTGAATCAGACCGTAGTCTTCGCTTTTATGGCCCTGTTCGTCGTGAACGTGGTGGTCACCGCCGTCGGCATCAAGTTCACGGTGCGGTGA
- a CDS encoding AbrB/MazE/SpoVT family DNA-binding domain-containing protein, whose amino-acid sequence MLLNSKGQVTIPAHLRAKHNLREGDDVEIVEIDGALRIVRTEGASTRGQRLVNRMRGTAGSRDVEGMTTDQIMDLLRGE is encoded by the coding sequence ATGCTGCTGAACAGCAAGGGGCAAGTAACGATCCCCGCCCACCTTCGCGCCAAGCACAACCTTCGCGAGGGTGACGACGTGGAGATCGTCGAAATCGACGGCGCCTTACGAATCGTACGCACCGAAGGCGCCTCTACCCGAGGTCAACGTCTCGTCAACCGAATGCGTGGCACCGCGGGCAGCAGGGACGTCGAAGGCATGACCACCGACCAGATCATGGACTTGCTCCGTGGCGAGTAG
- a CDS encoding TetR family transcriptional regulator, whose translation MTGGHDQAPVRRSDATRAAILEAARARFAAEGFRKATIRAIAADADIDPSMVMRYFGSKDGLFAAAVDVRLELPDLGSADPDSLGELLVRRFFEIWEEQPNKEVLLTLLRSSITDEAVAGRVRAIFVEQVLPAVLRFGDPADAARRGGLIVTQMLGLALCRYVLCLPPVVALTREQIIAEVAPTLQRYLTSTPD comes from the coding sequence ATGACTGGAGGGCATGATCAGGCGCCCGTTCGCCGCTCCGACGCCACGCGCGCCGCGATTCTGGAGGCGGCCCGTGCGCGGTTCGCCGCCGAAGGTTTCCGCAAGGCGACCATCCGCGCCATCGCCGCCGACGCCGACATCGACCCGTCCATGGTCATGCGGTACTTCGGCAGTAAAGACGGCCTTTTCGCGGCCGCGGTCGACGTCCGGCTCGAGCTGCCGGACCTCGGCTCCGCCGATCCGGACAGCCTCGGCGAACTGCTGGTGCGCCGCTTCTTCGAGATCTGGGAAGAGCAGCCGAACAAGGAGGTGCTGCTGACCTTGCTGCGGTCGTCCATTACCGACGAGGCGGTCGCCGGCCGCGTCCGCGCCATCTTCGTCGAGCAGGTATTGCCCGCCGTCCTGCGTTTCGGCGATCCAGCCGACGCTGCGCGCAGGGGCGGCCTGATCGTCACCCAGATGCTCGGCCTGGCCCTGTGCCGCTATGTGCTGTGCCTGCCCCCGGTCGTCGCCCTGACTCGCGAGCAGATCATCGCCGAGGTGGCGCCCACTCTCCAGCGCTACTTGACGTCGACGCCGGACTGA
- a CDS encoding 3-oxoacyl-ACP reductase, giving the protein MSNDLSLAGRVAIVTGGGAGLGRAEALALAGAGASVVVNDLSESDAVADTLGEIRALGAKAEFVAGSIAERATADALIRTAQESFGSVDIVVNNAGITRDRMLFNMSDEDFDAVLAVHLRGHFLLSRNAAAYWRGKSKQAGAPVYGRLINTSSEAGLLGPEGQANYGAAKAGITALTLSAARALSRYGVRANAIAPRARTAMTEAVFSPAPEGKPDPLSPEHVARLVAYLASPAADAVNGQLFIVYGGMVALMAAPVVERRFDADAGQWSAQDLADTLGGYFADRPEGRTFSASSLIDLG; this is encoded by the coding sequence GTGAGCAATGATCTGAGCCTTGCGGGCCGAGTAGCGATCGTGACCGGCGGCGGAGCTGGACTTGGGCGGGCCGAAGCGCTCGCGCTCGCCGGGGCCGGCGCGTCGGTGGTGGTCAACGACCTCTCGGAGTCCGACGCCGTCGCCGACACGCTCGGTGAGATCCGGGCGCTCGGCGCCAAGGCGGAGTTCGTCGCGGGCAGCATCGCCGAGCGCGCGACCGCCGACGCGCTGATCCGCACCGCGCAGGAATCCTTCGGGTCGGTCGACATCGTGGTCAACAACGCGGGCATCACACGCGACCGGATGCTGTTCAACATGTCCGACGAGGACTTCGACGCGGTGCTCGCGGTGCACCTGCGCGGGCATTTCCTGTTGTCGCGCAATGCCGCCGCCTACTGGCGCGGCAAGTCGAAGCAGGCGGGCGCGCCGGTCTACGGCCGGCTGATCAACACCTCGTCGGAAGCGGGATTGCTCGGCCCGGAGGGGCAGGCGAACTACGGCGCCGCGAAGGCGGGCATCACTGCGCTGACCCTCTCGGCCGCGCGGGCACTGTCGCGCTACGGCGTGCGCGCCAACGCCATCGCGCCGCGTGCGCGCACCGCGATGACCGAGGCGGTGTTCAGTCCGGCCCCGGAAGGGAAGCCCGATCCGCTGTCGCCTGAGCACGTGGCACGACTGGTCGCCTACTTGGCCTCGCCTGCGGCGGATGCGGTCAACGGGCAGTTGTTCATCGTCTACGGGGGAATGGTGGCGCTCATGGCGGCGCCGGTCGTCGAGCGCCGATTCGACGCGGACGCGGGGCAGTGGTCGGCTCAGGACCTCGCCGACACGCTGGGCGGCTACTTCGCCGATCGTCCGGAGGGGCGGACCTTCTCGGCATCTTCGCTGATCGACCTGGGGTGA